In Syntrophorhabdales bacterium, the DNA window GATCCGACGGGAATATGGCCGCCGAGAATGGCAGGCACAATCTTGACGTCGCCGTCGAAGGCGACATCGATGATGTTGAGGTTCTCATTTTTCGCAATAGCTCTCGTAATAATGTAGCTGGGCGATGTCTTGGTGTTGATGCCCCACTTTGTCCCGGGATTCTTGCGCACATACTGGACGAGATCTTTAAGACCGTTAATGGGTGAATCACCTTTGACCACTATGGCGCCCACGGCCGTCGCAACCCGGCAGACAGGTCTTAAATCCTTGCTCGCGTAAGGCGCCTCATAGAAATAGGTATATACCTCCGGGATGCTCGCCGCAGGTGGAAAGTAGCCCAGAGTGTATCCGTCGGGTTTGGCGGTGGCCACGACGTTTCCACCCATCGTCGTTGAACCGCCTGCCCTGTTGACCACCACTACAGACTTCTTGAGCTGTTTCTCCATTGCCTCCGCGAACGCACGCGCACCCAGGTCGGTCACGCCTCCCGGAGGATAGGGCACGACCAGAGTAATAGTCCGGTCGGGGTAATCCGCCAAAGCCCAGCGGACTTCGACCAGGCTTCCGGACAAAAAAACCAGCATCGCAATGGTATAAACAATGACTG includes these proteins:
- a CDS encoding tripartite tricarboxylate transporter substrate binding protein, with amino-acid sequence MRKTAVIVYTIAMLVFLSGSLVEVRWALADYPDRTITLVVPYPPGGVTDLGARAFAEAMEKQLKKSVVVVNRAGGSTTMGGNVVATAKPDGYTLGYFPPAASIPEVYTYFYEAPYASKDLRPVCRVATAVGAIVVKGDSPINGLKDLVQYVRKNPGTKWGINTKTSPSYIITRAIAKNENLNIIDVAFDGDVKIVPAILGGHIPVGSPTYPSVKSLVDAKQLKLVVLLVEKRADFMPANVPIIVEFGYKIPPGMANSVFAPKGTPDDIVKKINDAAAKVSQDSAFRAKLMELGILPSFEETKSFEVSTEREKKELQVFFKEEGLVK